Proteins encoded together in one Eublepharis macularius isolate TG4126 chromosome 2, MPM_Emac_v1.0, whole genome shotgun sequence window:
- the LOC129323536 gene encoding olfactory receptor 1019-like yields the protein MIMNKENHSSLNEFILLGLTDNPSIQLPLFAMFLLVYVITVIGNVGMILLICTDSQLHNPMYFFLGNLSFVDLCYSTTTTPQMLADFLADRKRISYNACALQLYLFAFFADVECALLAVMAYDRYVAICNPLLYTVIMSKKVCKRLMAVAYIIGTVDSIAYTCSTFQLSFCSSNIINHYFCDMPPLFELSCSDTYISEIVVFVFDGYVEAGSLGIILVSYIFILTTIIRMRSAEGRQKAFSTCTSHLTIVGMFHGSALFMYLQPSSSHSMEKDKWISVFYAAVIPMLNPLIYSLRNKDVKHALTKALCKIGLFKKNGIASN from the coding sequence ATGATAATGAATAAAGAAAACCACTCTTCTTTAAATGAATTTATTCTTTTGGGACTCACAGATAATCCCAGTATACAGCTCCCTCTTTTTGCCATGTTCCTGCTGGTTTATGTCATTACTGTAATAGGGAATGTCGGGATGATTTTGTTAATCTGTACTGATTCCCAGCTTCACAATCCCATGTATTTTTTCCTGGGTAATTTATCCTTTGTTGACCTCTGTTACTCCACAACCACTACCCCCCAAATGCTAGCTGACTTCTTAGCTGACCGTAAAAGGATATCATACAATGCCTGTGCTTTACAACTCTATTTATTTGCATTCTTTGCTGATGTAGAGTGTGCATTGTTGGCTGTGATGGCCTATGATCGGTATGTAGCTATCTGTAATCCACTGCTCTATACAGTCATTATGTCCAAGAAGGTTTGCAAAAGGCTGATGGCTGTAGCGTATATTATAGGTACAGTGGATTCAATTGCGTATACCTGCTCTACGTTCCAGCTTTCATTCTGTAGCTCCAACATCATCAATCATTACTTCTGTGATATGCCTCCCCTCTTTGAGCTCTCATGCTCTGACACTTATATCAGTGAGATTGTGGTGTTTGTCTTTGATGGCTATGTTGAAGCAGGCAGCCTTGGAATTATTCTTGTTTCCTATATATTCATCTTGACCACCATTATAAGAATGCGCTCTGCTGAAGGTAGACAGAAAGCCTTTTCCACCTGTACCTCCCACCTGACAATTGTTGGGATGTTCCATGGATCAGCACTTTTCATGTATCTTCAACCCAGCTCTAGCCACTCAATGGAAAAAGACAAATGGATCTCAGTATTCTATGCAGCAGTAATCCCCATGCTAAACCCCCTTATCTACAGTCTTAGGAACAAAgatgtgaaacatgccctgacaAAAGCACTTTGTAAgataggactttttaaaaagaatggtaTTGCTTCAAATTAG